CGCTGCCGGTAGAGGGCGAAGAACAGCTCGTCCAGGCTGTCGAAGTTGGAGTAGAAGGCGCCCCTGCTGTAGCCGGCGGCCTCGCAGACCTCCTCGATGGAGACCCGCCCGAAGCCCTTGGCGGCGAACACCTCGAAGGCGGCGTCGAGCAGCTTGGCCCGTGTGCGGACCCGGCGCCTGGTGACGCGCCCGGGCGTCCGCTCGGTCTGCTCGGTCTGCTCCGCCGCCATCTCGGACCTCCGTTCGATACGGGAATGTATCCGATACATCGATGTATCGAAAGCCCTCTCGAAGCAAGCCGCACCCGCCCCACGCGCGGGGGCCGCCGTGCGACTCCGGGCCAGCCGGAACAACAGAAGGGAACATATTTTCGATTAAGGCGTACGCTGGAACCATGACCGCGCACCACCTCCAGGGCTCCCTCTTCGACCAGACCGACGAACTGCGCCTCGGCTCCCTCGACGGGATCCGCCGGACCACGCTCGGCGCGGGCGCCTGGATCGATGTGCTGCCGGGCTGGCTCACCGGCTCGGACGCCCTGTTCGAACAGCTGGCGAGCGAGGTTCCGTGGCGTGCCGAGCGCCGGAAGATGTACGACAACGTCATCGACGTACCGCGCCTGCTGGCGTTCTACGGAGCCGGCGAGGAGCTGCCCCACCCGGTGCTGACCCAGGCACGACGGGCACTGTCCGCGCACTACGCCGAGGAGCTGGGCGAGCCCTTCGTCACCGCCGGCCTGTGCCACTACCGCGACGGCCGGGACAGCGTCGCCTGGCACGGCGACCGGATCGGCCGCGGCGCCCGGGAGGACACCATGGTCGCGATCCTCTCCGTGGGCTCCCCGCGCGACCTGCTGCTGCGCCCGGCACGCGGGGGCGAGACGGTACGGCGCCCGCTGGGACACGGCGACCTGATCGTGATGGGCGGCTCCTGCCAGCGGACCTGGGAGCACTGCGTCCCCAAGTCCGCCCGCGCCGCCGGGCCGCGCATCAGCGTCCAGTTCCGCCCGTGCGGGGTGCGCTGAAACGGAGCCGACGGTACCTGTGTCCCCACCCCTCAGGGGTACGTAGTTTGACCGCATGACCGACCCACCGGAGCCCGCGTCCACCGCCGGGGCCAGGCCGAGCGCGCGGCCCCGGCGGACCGAACTGGACGTCCTGCGTGCCCTCGTGGTCGTGGGCCTGGTGTTCTTCCACGCCGCCCTGGTCTTCTCCCCGGACGACGACTTCTACGTCAAGAACCGCGACACGACCGATGTCGTCACCGTCGTCGCGGGGCTCGGGGTGGTGTGGGCGATGCCGATGCTCTTCCTCGTGGCCGGTCTCGGCGCCCGCTACTCGATCGGCCGGCGCGGCCCGGGCGGATTCGCCCGCGAACGCCTGATGCGCCTCGGCGTCCCCCTGGTCCTCGCGACGCCGACCATCGTCCCCGTCCCGCAGTGGCTGCGGCTGCGCGCCGCCGACCCCGGCTACGACGAGCCGTACGGGCGCTTCTGGCTGCACTTCTTCGACGTCCGCCCCGACCTCGGCGACTTCCCCTTCGTCCTGCGAGGGGAGCACTTCGAGACCGGCCACCTGTGGTTCGTGGTCCTCCTGCTCGCCTACTGCCTGCTCCTCGCCCCGGTCGCGGGCCCGCTGGCCTCCGGTGCGCCGCGGATCGGCGACGCGGTGGCGCGGCGGCCGGGCCTGCTGCTCCTGCCCGCCCTTCCGCTCGCCGCGATCGACTGTCTCCTGGGCATGGAGGAGAGCTACGCCGGCTGGAACCGCTGGGCGTACCTGGTGTTCTTCGTCCACGGTTACGCGTTGTCCGGCGACGACCGGATCCGGGCCGCGACGCGTCGCGTGGCCGTGCCGGTCGGCCTGCTCGGACTGGCGCTGTTCGCGGCGACCGCGCCCGGGTTCATGGGCGCGGACGACCCGTTCACCGACCGGACCCCGCTCGCGCTGCTCACCCGGGCGCTGTTCGGCGCGGCGGGCTGGGCCTGGGTGGTGGCGATCCTGGGGCTGCTGGACCGGCCCCGCCCGCACCGGCGGCCGCCCGGCCGGGTGCTGGGGTACCTCGCGGTCGCCGCGCTGCCGTTGTACGTGCTCCACCAGCCGGTGGTCGTCGCCTTCGCCTACGGCGTGGTCGGCTGGTCGGCGCCGATCATCGTCAAGTACGCGGTGATCGTGATCGCTTCGCTGACGGTGATCCTGCTGGTGTACGAGTACGGGGTGCGCCGGACGCGGGTGACGAGATTCCTGTTCGGCCTGCGTGGAACCCCACCGTCCACATCCGCCCGGTGATCTGCTTTGCTGTCCCCGTCGACGACAGATCTCCAGGACACGGGACGGCCATGCGGGCAGACGTACGGCAAGTGGCGGACGGCACCTACCTGGTGCACGGCAGCAACACCAACTGGGTGATCCTCGCCGAAGGGGACGCCGTCACCCTGATCGACACCGGCTACCCGGGAGACCGGCAGCTGGTCCTGGACTCCCTCGCCTCCGTGGGCAGTTCACCGGAGGCCGT
The sequence above is a segment of the Streptomyces asoensis genome. Coding sequences within it:
- a CDS encoding alpha-ketoglutarate-dependent dioxygenase AlkB, which gives rise to MTAHHLQGSLFDQTDELRLGSLDGIRRTTLGAGAWIDVLPGWLTGSDALFEQLASEVPWRAERRKMYDNVIDVPRLLAFYGAGEELPHPVLTQARRALSAHYAEELGEPFVTAGLCHYRDGRDSVAWHGDRIGRGAREDTMVAILSVGSPRDLLLRPARGGETVRRPLGHGDLIVMGGSCQRTWEHCVPKSARAAGPRISVQFRPCGVR
- a CDS encoding acyltransferase family protein, translated to MTDPPEPASTAGARPSARPRRTELDVLRALVVVGLVFFHAALVFSPDDDFYVKNRDTTDVVTVVAGLGVVWAMPMLFLVAGLGARYSIGRRGPGGFARERLMRLGVPLVLATPTIVPVPQWLRLRAADPGYDEPYGRFWLHFFDVRPDLGDFPFVLRGEHFETGHLWFVVLLLAYCLLLAPVAGPLASGAPRIGDAVARRPGLLLLPALPLAAIDCLLGMEESYAGWNRWAYLVFFVHGYALSGDDRIRAATRRVAVPVGLLGLALFAATAPGFMGADDPFTDRTPLALLTRALFGAAGWAWVVAILGLLDRPRPHRRPPGRVLGYLAVAALPLYVLHQPVVVAFAYGVVGWSAPIIVKYAVIVIASLTVILLVYEYGVRRTRVTRFLFGLRGTPPSTSAR